The genomic region ggtctttttttcttttacttagtTTAATATACGGTgtagttttaattttagttggTTTTGGTGGGTCGTTGGTGTATGTATATATGATTTTGCAGGTTGTTTTGTGGGTTTGAGGATATTTACTGCCTGTTCTTGGGGAGCTTGAACAACTTGTGTGTGCTGAATAGACAATATGGTTTGACAAAGGGAACCAGTGAGGCTATGTTCGTAATAGAGGCTTATAGAACACTTCGTGATCGAGGTCCATACCCAGCTGATCAAGTTGTTAAGGATCTTGAAGGAAGCTTTGCTTTCATTATCTATGATAGCAAGGCTGGAATTGTTTTTGTTGCACTggtaatatatatagatatactTGTGCTTTTGCTTTTCAatctatttctaaatttctgggtcaagaaaattcaaaaactCGATACAGTTTCGATGTTAATTCAATTGATGGTCGGTGGCTGCAGGGTTCTGATGGTGGGGTTCAGCTGTACTGGGGAATTGCAGCTGATGGTTCTGTTGTAATCTCTGATGATCTGCAAGTCATCAAAGCAGGATGTGCAAAATCATTTGCGCCTTTTCCAGCAGGTATATAACTTCTAACTCatattttttttgcatttgatGATGATCTTTAGTCTGTGTGAGAAATCTACTTAAGATAATTAACAAATGAAATGGATGATACAGGATTCATGTTCCATAGTGAAGGGGGACTGATGAGCTTTGAGCATCCAATGAACAAGATAAAAGCAATGCCAAGAATAGATAGCGAAGGAGTGCTGTGCGGTGCTAACTTTAAAGTTGATAAGTACACAAGGGTGAACAGCATTCCTCGCAGGGGAAGTGAAGCTAATTGGACCGAGTGGGATAACCATTCCTAATCacattcaaaatcaaaatcatctTCCATCTGTCCATATATGCctttttatccttttctttaatgATGTCTGCTTCACTACTTGtagaccttttcttttttcaactttacttttgtccttttttatttctttccatTTATTTCCCCTACTCGGTTGATTTGTATTTTCCCTCCCAATTAATGCATCATGTTTTCCC from Ricinus communis isolate WT05 ecotype wild-type chromosome 9, ASM1957865v1, whole genome shotgun sequence harbors:
- the LOC8261768 gene encoding stem-specific protein TSJT1-like, with protein sequence MLAIFHKAFAHPPDELNSPASQNGAKKPKLPEETLNEFLSHHPHNTFHMTFGQAAVLAYVRPDNPFSHHQRLFCGFEDIYCLFLGSLNNLCVLNRQYGLTKGTSEAMFVIEAYRTLRDRGPYPADQVVKDLEGSFAFIIYDSKAGIVFVALGSDGGVQLYWGIAADGSVVISDDLQVIKAGCAKSFAPFPAGFMFHSEGGLMSFEHPMNKIKAMPRIDSEGVLCGANFKVDKYTRVNSIPRRGSEANWTEWDNHS